Part of the Streptococcus ilei genome is shown below.
CTACTCAACTGTGAGGAGGTGGGACGACGAAATCGAATTCTAACGAATGACCGATTTCTGTCCCACTCTCTTTTTATTTCTTTAAAATCCATCAAGCAATGATATCTTGTGAGCGATTCCTAAATTTTTTGTTGACAGAAGGGGCGCTTTTCCGTATAATGGATACTAGTTTGGAAGATTACTCAAGAGGCTTAAGAGGCCGTGTTGGAAACGCGGTAGGCGTGTAACAGCGTGCGTGGGTTCGAATCCCATGTCTTCCGTATAAGAAAGAAAAGCAGATCAGTCGGTCTGTTTTTTTTGTTAGGCAGGATTGGCAATGGGTAAGAGTGTCTTCTTTGCCGGATTTCCTGTATAATAGAAGGAAAGAACGGATGAAAAGGAGAACAAGGTGATTACACAGCTGGACACAAAATCAGTCTACACCTTTATGGACAGTTTAGTCTCTATTCGAGACTATATTCATCGTGCCAAAGAAATGGGTTACCAACAAATTGGTCTCATGGACATCGATAATTTATATGGGGCTTACGAGTTTTTAGAAGAGTGTCAAAAAGCTGGTATGGGGGCTGTCCTAGGTCTTGATTTGGAAGTCGAGATACCGGTGGGTCCTTTGTCTATCCGTTTGGTTGCATTAGGAACCAAAGGCTACAAACACTTAATTAAAATTTCCAGCATGAAAATGATGGGGACAACAGATTGGTCAGCCTTTCAACACTTATTGGATGATATAGCCATCATCGTTCCCTATTTTGAAGGGATTGAGTATTTAGACTTAGGCCAAGACTTTGCGATTGGTGTCTTTCCGGATACTCCAGCGAAACATTTTTCTCGTCCTGTTTTCCCACTCCATACGGTCCGATATTTTTCTACGAGTGATTTGGAGAGTCTTCAGATGCTTCACGCCATTCGTAATAATTGCAGTCTGAAGGAAGTAGGAGCTATTGACACCTCTATGATGTTCCTGTCACCTGAAGAGTTGGAGCGGGCATTTTCACATAATTTTCCGGATAGTATTCCTTATCTAGAGAAGACTCTTGCGGCCGTTCATTATGAGATTGATACGCAATTAAAACTTCCCCGCTTTAATCCAGAGAAGCCTGCAGTCGAGGAATTACGTGAATTGGCTGAAGAAGGCTTGAGAGCCAAGGGGCTGAACCAGGCGGTTTACCAAGAGCGTTTGCGTCATGAATTGGCTGTCATCCATCAGATGGGCTTTGATGACTACTTCTTGATTGTCTGGGATTTATTACGCTTTGGTCGAAGTCAGGGTTACTATATGGGGATGGGACGTGGATCAGCAGTTGGTAGTCTAGTAGCCTATGCCTTGGATATTACAGGGATTGATCCAGTCAAGAACAATCTTCTCTTTGAGCGTTTTTTGAACTTAGAGCGCTATACAATGCCAGATATTGATATTGATATTCCAGATGTCTATCGTCCCAAATTTATCCAGTATGTTAAAAATCGCTACCGCAGTCCTCACGTGGCTCAAATTGTGACCTTCTCAACTTTTGGGGCCAAGCAAGCCATTCGGGATGTTTTTAAGAGATTTGGGACCCCAGAATATGAGTTAACCAACCTCACCAAGCGGATCGGCTTGCGGGATACCTTATCCTCTGCTTATGAAAAGAATTTAGCATTTCGTCAAGCCATTCAAAGTCGCCCAGAATACCGTAAAGGATTTGAAATTGCGAAGAGGATTGAAGGGCAACCGCGTCAGACGTCGATTCATGCGGCAGGCGTTGTCATGAGTGGAGAGGACCTCACCAATCAAATTCCGATCAAGATGGGTGAGGAGATGAATCTGACCCAATATGATGCCCATGGTGTTGAAGCTAATGGCTTGCTCAAGATGGACTTCTTAGGACTACGAAATTTGACCTTTGCTCAACGGATGCAGGAAGCAGTGAAGGAAAAATATCAAAAGGATATTAAAATCGAGGACATTCCTCTAGAAGATCCAGAAACAATTGCTTTATTTGCTGCTGGCAATACCAAGGGTATCTTCCAGTTTGAGCAAGCGGGAGCTATTCGTTTGCTGAGACGAGTTCAACCTAGCTGTTTTGAAGAAATTGTTGCGACGACTTCCTTGAACCGGCCAGGAGCTAGTGACTATATTGATAATTTCGTTAAACGCAAGCACGGCAAGGAAAAGGTCGATATGATCGATCCTAGTTTGGAAGAGATTCTAGCACCAACTTATGGCATCATGCTCTATCAGGAGCAAGTCATGCAGGTGGCCCAGACCTTTGCTGGCTTTAGTCTAGGAAAAGCCGATATCCTCAGACGGGCCATGGGGAAAAAGAACGTTGCAGAAATGCATCGGATGGAAGATGACTTTATCAAAGGGGCTATCGCTCTTGGACATAGTGCAGAAAAAGCCAAGCAAGTGTTTTCCATTATGGAAAAATTTGCTGGCTATGGCTTTAATCGTTCCCATGCCTATGCTTACTCAGCCCTGGCCTTCCAATTGGCCTACTTTAAAGTCCATTATCCAGATGTCTTCTTTGACATTATGCTCAACTATTCTAGCAGTGATTACTTGACCGATGCATTGCAATTCAACTTCCAAGTGGCTCCTTTGACCATTAATACCATTCCTTATAAAGATAAGTTCCAAGATCAGAAGATTTATCTAGGAATGAAGAATATCAAAGGTCTTCCAAAAGATCTAGCCTTTTGGATTATTGACCAACGTCCGTTTGAGAGTATTGAAGATTTTATCTTGCGCTTGCCCAGTCAGTACCACAAACTTCCTCTTTTAACGCCACTGGTAGAATTGGGCTTGTTTGACTGCTTTGAAAAGAATCGAAGAAAAGTCCTTCAGAACCTTCCTAATCTATTTGTTTTTGCAGATGAGTTGGGTAGTTTATTTGGCGAAGCTAATTATTCCTGGATGGATGCCGAGGACTACAGCAAGGCTGAGAAGTATGAAATGGAGCAAAGGGTCATAGGGGTCGGTCTCAGTCCTCATCCTCTGGTGGAAATTCTAGCCGCAAGTAGCCAACCAGTACGGCCGATCGCTTCTTTAAGCGAAGGAGAACAGGCCACCATCCTAGTCGAACTCCAATCAATCCGGACGATTCGAACAAAAAATGGGGAAAATATGGCCTTTCTACAAGTTTCCGATCTCCAAAAGAAGATGGATGTCACTCTTTTTCCGGAAACTTATCGCCAGTATAGTTCAAAAATAAGAGAGAAGGGCTATTACTATCTCAAGGGGAAAATCCAGTCTAGAGATGGTCGACTCCAAATGATTTTGATGGAAGCAGAAGAAGCCACCAATCAGCGTTTTTGGATTCAATTGTTTGATCACCAGGAGGACCGGGCAGTCTTAGATATTTTAAAAGCTTATCCAGGTCCTTATCCTGTCGTTATTCGCTATGAAGAGGAGAAAAAGACCATTCAATTAAAAGGAGTTTCCGTCCAGAAAAACGAGAAGTTAGAAAATGAGCTGGCAAGTATTGCTATGAAAACGATTTATCGATAAAATCTACGGAAAATAGGAGAAATTTGAGCCTCTTTGTGTTATAATCATTTAGAATGTAAAAGAAAAAAAAGGAGCAAATATCGAAATGAAACGTATTGCTGTTTTAACCAGTGGAGGAGATGCCCCTGGAATGAATGCTGCTATCCGTGCAGTTGTTCGCCAAGCAATTTCTGAAGGAATGGAAGTATTTGGTATCTATAATGGATACGCTGGTATGGTTGCTGGCGATATCCATCAATTGGATGCTTCATCAGTTGGGGATATTATTTCTCGTGGTGGAACGATGCTTCATTCAGCTCGCTATCCAGAATTTGCTGAACGCGAAGGTCAATTAAAAGGGATCGAGCAGTTGAAGAAACATGGAATCGAAGGTGTCGTCGTTATCGGTGGTGATGGATCATACCACGGTGCGATGCGTTTGACAGAACATGGCTTCCCAGCTGTAGGACTTCCTGGGACAATTGATAATGATATCGTTGGTACAGATTTTACAATCGGATTTGATACAGCTGTTACAACTGTTATGGACGCGATTGATAAGATCCGCGATACATCATCTAGTCACCATCGTACTTTCGTTATCGAGGTAATGGGACGTCATGCCGGGGATATCGCCCTTTGGTCTGGTATTGCTTCTGGTGCGGATGAAATTATCATTCCAGAAGAAGGCTTTGCTATCGAGGATGTCGTTGAGAGTATCAAGAAGGGCTACGAAAAAGGTCGTACACACAATATCATCGTCCTTGCTGAAGGTGTGATGTCTGCTGCTGAATTCGGTAAAGCCTTGAAAGATGCCGGAGATACAAGCGATCTTCGTGTAACAGAACTTGGACATATCCAACGTGGTGGTTCACCTACTGCGCGTGACCGTGTCCTTGCTTCACGTTTGGGTGCACATGCTGTTAAGTTGTTGAAAGCTGGTATCGGTGGTGTAGCTGTTGGTATCCGCAATGAACAAATGGTGGAAAACCCAATTCTTGGTAGTGCAGAAGAAGGTGCTCTCTTCAGCTTGACTGAAGACGGCAAAATCAAGGTGAACAACCCTCACAAGGCTGACTTGAACCTTGCAGAGTTGAACCGTAGCTTATCTTCTATCTAATAGTTATTTGTTAAAATTTGTCTAAATAGACAGTGTATTTTAAAAGGAGTCACAAAAATCATGAACAAACGTGTAAAAATCGTTGCAACCTTAGGTCCTGCGGTAGAAATCCGTGGTGGTAAAAAATTTGGTGATGATGGATATTGGGGTGAAAAACTTGATGTTGAAGCTTCAGCACAAAACATTGCTCAATTGATTGAAGCAGGAGCTAACACTTTCCGTTTCAACTTCTCACACGGTGACCACCAAGAACAAGGTGACCGTATGGCAACCGTTAAACGTGCAGAAGAAATCGCTGGTAAAAAAGTTGGTTTCCTTCTTGATACAAAAGGTCCAGAAATCCGTACAGAGTTGTTCGAAGGCGATGCTAAAGAGTACTCATACAAGACTGGTGAAAAAATCCGTGTTGCAACTAAACAAGGAATCAAATCAACTCGTGAAGTGATTGCTTTGAACGTTGCTGGTGGTCTTGATATCTACGATGATGTTGAAGTTGGTCATCAAGTCTTGGTTGACGATGGTAAATTAGGTCTTCGTATTTTCGCTAAAGACGATGATACTCGTGAATTTGAAGTGGTTGTTGAAAATGACGGTATTATTGCTAAGCAGAAAGGTGTGAATATCCCTAATACGAAGATTCCTTTCCCAGCTCTTGCTGAACGCGATAACGACGATATCCGCTTCGGTTTGGAACAAGGTATCAACTTCATCGCGATCTCATTCGTACGTACTGCGAAAGACGTGAACGAAGTTCGTGCAATCTGTGAAGAAACTGGTAACGGTCACGTTCAATTGTTCGCTAAAATCGAAAACCAACAAGGTATCGATAACTTGGATGAAATCATTGAAGCTGCTGACGGTATCATGATCGCTCGTGGTGACATGGGTATCGAAGTACCATTCGAAATGGTTCCAGTATACCAAAAAATGATCATCACAAAAGTGAACGCTGCTGGTAAAGTTGTTATCACTGCAACAAACATGCTTGAAACAATGACTGAAAAACCACGTGCAACTCGTTCAGAAGTATCAGACGTATTTAACGCTGTTATCGACGGAACTGACGCGACTATGCTTTCAGGTGAGTCTGCAAACGGTAAATACCCACTTGAGTCAGTAACAACAATGGCTACAATTGACAAGAATGCACAAACTCTTCTTAACGAATACGGACGTTTGAACTCAGATACTTTCGAACGTAACTCTAAGACAGAAGTTATGGCATCAGCTGTTAAAGATGCAACAAACTCAATGGATATCAAATTGGTCGTTACTCTTACTAAGACTGGTCACACTGCACGTTTGATTTCTAAATACCGTCCAAATGCTGATATCTTGGCATTGACATTTGATGAATTGACTGAACGTGGATTGATGTTGAACTGGGGAGTTATCCCAATGTTGACAGATGCTCCATCATCAACTGACGATATGTTCGAAATCGCAGAACGTAAAGCAGTAGAAGCAGGTCTTGTACAATCTGGTGACGATATCGTTATCGTTGCAGGTGTGCCACTTGGTGAAGCTGTTCGTACAAACACTATGCGTATCCGTACAGTACGTTAATCTAACTAACCAACCTTGTTCTCTAAGTGTAAAATCTTGGAGACAAGGTTTTTTTCGTCCAAGTTTCTGACGATTTAGGAATGTGGGCCTTTTTTATTGTCTAATAAAATGGTATAATGGAAGGAACTGAAAGGGGGGATAG
Proteins encoded:
- a CDS encoding DNA polymerase III subunit alpha — protein: MITQLDTKSVYTFMDSLVSIRDYIHRAKEMGYQQIGLMDIDNLYGAYEFLEECQKAGMGAVLGLDLEVEIPVGPLSIRLVALGTKGYKHLIKISSMKMMGTTDWSAFQHLLDDIAIIVPYFEGIEYLDLGQDFAIGVFPDTPAKHFSRPVFPLHTVRYFSTSDLESLQMLHAIRNNCSLKEVGAIDTSMMFLSPEELERAFSHNFPDSIPYLEKTLAAVHYEIDTQLKLPRFNPEKPAVEELRELAEEGLRAKGLNQAVYQERLRHELAVIHQMGFDDYFLIVWDLLRFGRSQGYYMGMGRGSAVGSLVAYALDITGIDPVKNNLLFERFLNLERYTMPDIDIDIPDVYRPKFIQYVKNRYRSPHVAQIVTFSTFGAKQAIRDVFKRFGTPEYELTNLTKRIGLRDTLSSAYEKNLAFRQAIQSRPEYRKGFEIAKRIEGQPRQTSIHAAGVVMSGEDLTNQIPIKMGEEMNLTQYDAHGVEANGLLKMDFLGLRNLTFAQRMQEAVKEKYQKDIKIEDIPLEDPETIALFAAGNTKGIFQFEQAGAIRLLRRVQPSCFEEIVATTSLNRPGASDYIDNFVKRKHGKEKVDMIDPSLEEILAPTYGIMLYQEQVMQVAQTFAGFSLGKADILRRAMGKKNVAEMHRMEDDFIKGAIALGHSAEKAKQVFSIMEKFAGYGFNRSHAYAYSALAFQLAYFKVHYPDVFFDIMLNYSSSDYLTDALQFNFQVAPLTINTIPYKDKFQDQKIYLGMKNIKGLPKDLAFWIIDQRPFESIEDFILRLPSQYHKLPLLTPLVELGLFDCFEKNRRKVLQNLPNLFVFADELGSLFGEANYSWMDAEDYSKAEKYEMEQRVIGVGLSPHPLVEILAASSQPVRPIASLSEGEQATILVELQSIRTIRTKNGENMAFLQVSDLQKKMDVTLFPETYRQYSSKIREKGYYYLKGKIQSRDGRLQMILMEAEEATNQRFWIQLFDHQEDRAVLDILKAYPGPYPVVIRYEEEKKTIQLKGVSVQKNEKLENELASIAMKTIYR
- the pfkA gene encoding 6-phosphofructokinase encodes the protein MKRIAVLTSGGDAPGMNAAIRAVVRQAISEGMEVFGIYNGYAGMVAGDIHQLDASSVGDIISRGGTMLHSARYPEFAEREGQLKGIEQLKKHGIEGVVVIGGDGSYHGAMRLTEHGFPAVGLPGTIDNDIVGTDFTIGFDTAVTTVMDAIDKIRDTSSSHHRTFVIEVMGRHAGDIALWSGIASGADEIIIPEEGFAIEDVVESIKKGYEKGRTHNIIVLAEGVMSAAEFGKALKDAGDTSDLRVTELGHIQRGGSPTARDRVLASRLGAHAVKLLKAGIGGVAVGIRNEQMVENPILGSAEEGALFSLTEDGKIKVNNPHKADLNLAELNRSLSSI
- the pyk gene encoding pyruvate kinase; amino-acid sequence: MNKRVKIVATLGPAVEIRGGKKFGDDGYWGEKLDVEASAQNIAQLIEAGANTFRFNFSHGDHQEQGDRMATVKRAEEIAGKKVGFLLDTKGPEIRTELFEGDAKEYSYKTGEKIRVATKQGIKSTREVIALNVAGGLDIYDDVEVGHQVLVDDGKLGLRIFAKDDDTREFEVVVENDGIIAKQKGVNIPNTKIPFPALAERDNDDIRFGLEQGINFIAISFVRTAKDVNEVRAICEETGNGHVQLFAKIENQQGIDNLDEIIEAADGIMIARGDMGIEVPFEMVPVYQKMIITKVNAAGKVVITATNMLETMTEKPRATRSEVSDVFNAVIDGTDATMLSGESANGKYPLESVTTMATIDKNAQTLLNEYGRLNSDTFERNSKTEVMASAVKDATNSMDIKLVVTLTKTGHTARLISKYRPNADILALTFDELTERGLMLNWGVIPMLTDAPSSTDDMFEIAERKAVEAGLVQSGDDIVIVAGVPLGEAVRTNTMRIRTVR